One genomic segment of Gemmatimonadota bacterium includes these proteins:
- a CDS encoding dienelactone hydrolase family protein, protein MRALPALMLLTGLGAGILVARRDVPAPTPVAQGVTTHGEWVAFPNAKGDTVRAYVAYPERKGKAPAILVVHEIFGLTDWEPTVADDYARKGYVAIVPDLLSSRFGSTKALGDSARRLVGTLKTADVVADLDATFKWITAQAATNKDRVGVIGFCWGGGTVWSYAASNPKLKAAVVCYGPLADTMLLRTVKAPVLGVYGEKDGRVTNSLPQIAATMQALGKSFVADSYPGTGHGFMKPGRTGSGTPAAAKAQADIDAFFMKQLEGK, encoded by the coding sequence ATGCGCGCCCTCCCTGCCCTCATGCTCCTCACCGGCCTCGGCGCCGGCATCCTCGTGGCCCGGCGCGACGTCCCGGCACCGACGCCCGTGGCGCAGGGCGTGACGACCCATGGCGAATGGGTCGCCTTCCCGAATGCCAAGGGCGACACGGTGCGCGCCTACGTCGCCTATCCCGAGCGGAAAGGAAAGGCGCCCGCGATCCTCGTGGTGCACGAGATCTTCGGCCTGACCGACTGGGAGCCGACCGTGGCCGATGACTACGCCAGGAAGGGCTACGTGGCGATCGTCCCCGACCTGCTGTCGTCGCGGTTCGGATCGACCAAGGCCTTGGGCGATTCCGCGCGCCGCCTGGTCGGCACCCTGAAGACAGCGGATGTCGTCGCCGACCTCGACGCCACCTTCAAGTGGATCACGGCGCAGGCCGCGACCAACAAGGATCGCGTCGGCGTGATCGGGTTCTGCTGGGGCGGTGGCACGGTGTGGAGCTACGCCGCGAGCAATCCGAAGCTCAAGGCCGCGGTGGTTTGCTACGGCCCGCTCGCCGACACCATGCTGCTGCGCACGGTCAAGGCGCCGGTGCTCGGCGTCTACGGCGAGAAGGACGGCCGGGTCACCAACTCGCTGCCCCAGATCGCGGCGACGATGCAGGCGCTCGGCAAGTCGTTCGTCGCCGACTCCTACCCCGGCACGGGCCATGGCTTCATGAAGCCGGGCCGCACCGGGAGCGGAACGCCGGCCGCCGCCAAGGCGCAGGCCGACATCGACGCCTTCTTCATGAAGCAGCTCGAGGGGAAGTGA
- a CDS encoding imidazolonepropionase, with protein sequence MTADHLFTGITQLVSPGGRGALRGAAMSDLEIQRDVAIAATDGKISWIGPATAWDDASTPTTDLGGRAVVPALVDPHTHIVWAGDRLADFEARAAKIPYEQILAAGGGIRHTVQRTAEASVAHLEALATPRAAALIRGGAGTIEVKSGYGFTLEAELTSLEAIRLLHDHCPAHIVPTLLIHIPPRDEAERPGYLDMVTQTLIPEVIKRRLARAVDIFIEREAFTLDDARRVFTCARDHGLAVKAHVDQFHAIGGVELAIEHGAISVDHLEASGKPQVIALGLAPTIGVLLPGVTVHLGIPAAPGRALIDAGAAVAVGTDCNPGSSPLFSPQLAMALAVRLNGLTPAEALTACTANGAAALQREGVGRLRVGMCADFLVVGSADWRDLPYTLGGSPIERMILGGREFHS encoded by the coding sequence ATGACCGCCGACCATCTCTTCACGGGAATCACGCAACTCGTCTCGCCCGGCGGGCGTGGTGCGCTGCGTGGTGCCGCGATGTCCGACCTCGAGATTCAGCGCGACGTGGCGATCGCGGCGACTGATGGGAAGATCTCCTGGATCGGCCCGGCCACGGCCTGGGACGACGCCTCGACGCCGACGACCGATCTCGGCGGCCGCGCCGTCGTGCCCGCACTGGTCGACCCGCACACCCACATCGTCTGGGCCGGTGACCGCCTCGCCGACTTCGAGGCGCGCGCGGCGAAGATCCCCTACGAGCAGATTCTCGCCGCAGGTGGCGGCATCCGGCACACGGTGCAGCGGACCGCCGAGGCGTCGGTCGCGCACCTCGAAGCCCTCGCCACACCACGCGCGGCGGCGCTCATCCGCGGCGGCGCGGGGACGATCGAGGTGAAGAGCGGCTACGGCTTCACGCTCGAGGCAGAACTCACCTCGCTCGAGGCCATCCGCCTGCTCCACGACCACTGCCCAGCGCATATCGTCCCCACCCTGCTGATCCACATCCCGCCGCGCGACGAGGCGGAGCGCCCCGGCTACCTCGACATGGTGACCCAGACGCTGATCCCGGAAGTGATCAAGCGGCGCCTTGCCCGAGCAGTGGACATCTTCATCGAGCGCGAGGCGTTCACCCTCGACGATGCCCGTCGGGTCTTCACCTGCGCCCGCGATCATGGACTCGCGGTGAAGGCGCATGTCGACCAGTTCCATGCCATCGGTGGCGTCGAACTGGCGATCGAGCACGGCGCCATCTCGGTCGACCACCTCGAGGCCTCGGGCAAGCCGCAGGTCATTGCGCTCGGCCTGGCCCCGACGATCGGCGTCCTCCTCCCGGGTGTGACGGTGCATCTGGGCATCCCCGCTGCCCCGGGCCGCGCACTGATCGATGCCGGTGCCGCGGTCGCCGTCGGGACGGACTGCAATCCGGGGTCGTCGCCGCTCTTCTCGCCGCAGCTGGCGATGGCACTGGCGGTGCGGCTCAACGGCCTCACCCCCGCCGAGGCCCTGACGGCCTGCACCGCCAACGGCGCGGCCGCGCTGCAGCGCGAGGGCGTCGGCCGGCTCCGCGTCGGGATGTGTGCCGATTTCCTCGTCGTCGGCTCCGCCGATTGGCGCGACCTTCCCTATACCCTCGGCGGTTCGCCCATCGAACGGATGATTCTCGGCGGCCGGGAGTTCCACTCGTGA
- the ftcD gene encoding glutamate formimidoyltransferase — protein MIRLLECVPNFSEGRDPRVIQQITDRIAAVEGVRLLNVDPGKATNRTVVTFVGEPEAVVEAAFQAIKLAGELIDMRQHHGEHPRMGATDVCPLVPISGITMAEAAEYATKLGKRVGRELDLPVYLYEAAQPNPERQNLAVIRAGEYEGLPRKILQPEWKPDFGPAAFDAQRGATVIGARDFLVAYNVNLNTTSTRRAYAIAFDVREAGRTVKQPDGVELQQPGTLKAVKAIGWYIPEYGVAQVSMNLTDIAVTPVHVAFDEVCRAAAERGVRVTGSELVGLVPLQCLLDAGRYFLEKQQRSVGVSEAELVKIAVRSLGLDELTPFHPEERVIEYLLRDPSATRLVAMTVAQFASETAAESAAPGGGSVSAAVGAFGAALGTMVANLSSHKRGWDHRWQEFSDHAEQGQRAVQELLFLVDEDTRAFDRVMAGFGMPRGTDEEKAARRRAIDTATLEATRVPFRVMETVLGVMPLIKLMAEQGQPSSVSDAGVGALCARAAIMGAYLNVQINAASLKGNAEAAELVAKGAGMAARAQQLEDETLAFVRAKM, from the coding sequence ATGATCCGCCTCCTCGAGTGCGTTCCGAACTTCTCCGAAGGGCGCGACCCCCGCGTCATTCAGCAGATCACCGACCGCATCGCCGCCGTCGAGGGGGTCCGCCTCCTCAATGTCGATCCCGGCAAGGCGACCAACCGGACGGTGGTGACCTTCGTCGGGGAGCCGGAGGCGGTCGTCGAGGCGGCGTTCCAGGCGATCAAGCTCGCCGGTGAGCTGATCGACATGCGGCAGCATCATGGCGAGCATCCGCGGATGGGGGCGACCGATGTCTGCCCGTTGGTCCCGATCAGTGGCATCACGATGGCGGAAGCGGCCGAATATGCCACGAAGCTCGGCAAACGCGTCGGCCGCGAACTCGATCTCCCGGTCTATCTCTATGAGGCGGCCCAGCCGAATCCGGAGCGGCAGAATCTCGCCGTGATCCGCGCTGGCGAATACGAGGGTCTCCCGCGGAAGATCCTCCAACCGGAATGGAAGCCGGACTTCGGCCCGGCGGCGTTCGACGCCCAGCGCGGCGCCACGGTCATCGGCGCGCGCGACTTCCTGGTCGCCTACAACGTGAACCTCAACACCACCTCGACGCGCCGTGCCTACGCGATCGCGTTCGACGTGCGAGAGGCAGGGCGCACCGTCAAGCAGCCTGACGGCGTCGAACTGCAGCAACCGGGAACGCTCAAGGCAGTGAAGGCGATCGGCTGGTACATCCCCGAGTACGGCGTTGCGCAGGTGTCGATGAACCTCACCGACATCGCCGTGACCCCGGTGCACGTCGCCTTTGATGAGGTGTGCCGTGCCGCCGCCGAGCGCGGAGTGCGCGTCACCGGCTCCGAACTGGTGGGCCTGGTGCCGCTGCAATGCCTGCTCGACGCCGGCCGCTACTTCCTCGAAAAGCAGCAGCGATCCGTCGGGGTCTCCGAGGCGGAACTGGTGAAGATTGCCGTCCGCTCCCTCGGCCTCGACGAGCTCACGCCGTTCCACCCCGAAGAGCGGGTGATCGAGTACCTGCTCCGCGATCCTTCCGCCACGCGCCTTGTGGCGATGACGGTCGCGCAGTTCGCCTCGGAGACGGCGGCGGAGAGCGCGGCCCCGGGCGGCGGTTCGGTGTCGGCGGCGGTCGGCGCCTTCGGTGCCGCGCTCGGCACCATGGTGGCGAACCTCTCGTCGCACAAGCGCGGCTGGGATCATCGCTGGCAGGAATTCTCCGACCACGCCGAGCAGGGGCAGCGCGCCGTCCAGGAGCTGCTCTTCCTGGTCGACGAGGACACGCGAGCGTTCGACCGGGTCATGGCCGGCTTCGGGATGCCGCGCGGCACCGACGAGGAGAAGGCCGCGCGGCGCCGCGCGATCGACACCGCCACGCTCGAAGCGACGCGCGTCCCCTTCCGCGTCATGGAGACCGTCCTCGGCGTGATGCCGCTCATCAAGCTGATGGCCGAGCAGGGGCAGCCGAGCTCGGTCTCCGATGCCGGCGTCGGCGCGCTCTGCGCCCGCGCCGCCATCATGGGAGCCTACCTCAACGTCCAGATCAATGCGGCCTCGCTCAAGGGCAACGCCGAGGCCGCCGAGCTCGTCGCGAAGGGCGCGGGGATGGCGGCGAGGGCGCAACAGCTCGAGGATGAGACGCTGGCCTTCGTGCGGGCGAAGATGTGA
- a CDS encoding diguanylate cyclase yields the protein MLSLNPRVLLATEDNALARTLSWVLKENGYDVVTALGGPQLLERLEQEEYDLMILDIAGADGGTLDRLSRVREDLRHRDVPMLVLTDPTFDPARLVSQTLGAADVVQRPYRVRELLARIKAHLRVGRELNKARAEARSRNELVAILREVTASLNPEEIYQILVRRVATGLRIARCSVVLSDPDLVEGTVVAAFENPTLRDLRVRLDKYPEIRRALQTGETVLVADVEADPLYQEVRSTWGVAAPDARTRSVIALPFSLKGRTAGVFFLRTTADDPPLNRLDLGFAEQVIEAAVTALEKAYDLEQAHDGAAQLRELADTDPLTGCGNRRVLEERLGDELERARRYDQVVTAVVLDVDDFKRINDSRGHPVGDRVLVDLVSLLRRELRTMDFLARYGGEEFVILLPETGTTGARIFVDRILRRVANHQFGTTAAPIAVTVSAGLATFPDERAADAGGLLKLADENLYKAKQAGRNRYRD from the coding sequence ATGCTCTCGCTCAACCCCCGCGTGCTGCTGGCGACCGAGGACAATGCCCTCGCGCGGACGCTCTCGTGGGTGCTGAAGGAGAACGGCTACGACGTGGTGACCGCCCTCGGCGGTCCGCAGTTGCTCGAACGGCTCGAGCAGGAAGAGTACGACCTGATGATCCTCGACATTGCGGGCGCCGACGGCGGCACCCTCGACCGCTTGAGCCGCGTCCGCGAGGACCTGCGGCACCGCGACGTCCCGATGCTCGTCCTCACCGATCCGACCTTCGACCCTGCCCGGCTGGTGTCGCAGACGCTCGGCGCCGCCGACGTCGTGCAGCGCCCCTATCGGGTGCGCGAGCTGCTGGCGCGGATCAAGGCGCACCTGCGCGTCGGTCGCGAGCTGAACAAGGCGCGCGCCGAGGCGCGGTCGCGGAACGAGTTGGTGGCGATCCTGCGCGAAGTCACCGCCTCGCTCAATCCCGAAGAGATCTACCAGATCCTGGTGCGACGGGTGGCCACCGGTCTCCGGATTGCGCGGTGCTCGGTGGTGCTCTCCGACCCGGACCTGGTCGAGGGCACGGTCGTCGCTGCCTTCGAGAATCCCACGCTGCGCGACCTCCGCGTCCGGCTCGACAAGTACCCGGAGATCCGCCGCGCGCTGCAGACCGGCGAGACGGTGCTGGTGGCCGACGTCGAGGCCGATCCACTCTACCAGGAAGTCCGTTCGACCTGGGGCGTGGCCGCGCCCGATGCACGGACGCGCTCGGTGATCGCACTGCCCTTCTCGCTCAAGGGCCGCACCGCCGGCGTCTTCTTCCTCCGCACCACCGCCGATGACCCGCCGCTCAATCGCCTCGACCTCGGCTTCGCCGAGCAGGTGATCGAGGCGGCGGTGACGGCGCTCGAGAAGGCGTACGACCTCGAGCAGGCGCACGACGGTGCGGCCCAGTTGCGCGAGCTCGCCGACACCGACCCGCTCACCGGCTGCGGCAACCGCCGCGTCCTCGAAGAGCGCCTCGGCGACGAACTCGAACGTGCCCGACGCTACGATCAGGTGGTGACGGCCGTGGTCCTCGACGTGGACGACTTCAAGCGCATCAACGACTCGCGCGGTCACCCGGTGGGCGACCGGGTGCTGGTCGACCTCGTGTCGCTGCTGCGCCGCGAGCTGCGCACCATGGACTTCCTGGCGCGCTACGGCGGCGAGGAGTTCGTCATCCTCCTGCCGGAGACCGGCACCACGGGTGCGCGGATCTTTGTCGACCGGATTCTCCGCCGCGTGGCGAACCACCAGTTCGGCACCACGGCCGCGCCGATCGCCGTCACCGTCAGCGCGGGCCTCGCGACCTTCCCGGACGAACGCGCCGCCGATGCCGGCGGTCTGCTCAAACTCGCCGACGAAAATCTCTACAAGGCGAAGCAGGCGGGGCGGAACCGATATCGCGACTAA
- a CDS encoding threonine/serine dehydratase, translating into MSAPTLTSLREAHAGLLGVADRTPLLPLPGERAVRLKAEWRQPIGAFKIRGAWTAVRRLPDADRARGVVTSSSGNHGLGVAYAAQRHGIPCVVVMPESAPAVKVAGVRELGGEVMLVGATRGPEQTSRAEQLVAERGLTFIPPYDHLDVITGQGTCGLEILEDWPEVGTLVVPVGGGGLLAGICAAVQVFRPDVRVIAVEPSGIPKLSTARAAGHPVDLAGGTSLADGLLTRSVGTLTWPIIAETVREVVAVTDDEIQTAMRYLAGQGFKVEPSGAVTTAAWLAGRISGTDPVALVATGGNVDPARYQALVS; encoded by the coding sequence GTGAGCGCGCCGACGCTGACGTCGCTGCGGGAGGCCCACGCCGGATTGCTCGGCGTGGCCGATCGCACACCGCTCCTCCCCCTCCCGGGGGAGCGCGCGGTGCGGCTCAAGGCAGAGTGGCGCCAGCCGATCGGCGCCTTCAAGATCCGTGGCGCCTGGACCGCAGTGCGCCGGCTCCCCGACGCCGATCGGGCCCGTGGCGTCGTCACCTCGTCGAGTGGCAACCACGGGCTCGGCGTGGCCTATGCCGCACAACGCCACGGCATCCCCTGCGTCGTGGTGATGCCGGAGTCGGCGCCCGCGGTGAAGGTCGCGGGGGTGCGCGAGCTCGGCGGCGAGGTGATGCTGGTCGGGGCGACGCGCGGCCCGGAACAAACTTCACGTGCGGAGCAATTGGTCGCCGAGCGCGGCCTGACCTTCATCCCGCCTTACGACCACCTCGACGTCATCACCGGACAAGGCACGTGTGGCCTGGAGATCCTCGAGGATTGGCCCGAGGTGGGCACCCTCGTGGTCCCGGTCGGCGGCGGCGGCTTGCTCGCCGGAATCTGCGCCGCGGTGCAGGTATTCCGCCCGGACGTCCGCGTCATCGCCGTGGAACCGAGCGGGATTCCGAAGCTCTCCACCGCGCGGGCGGCCGGACACCCCGTGGACCTCGCCGGTGGCACGAGTCTGGCCGACGGATTGTTGACTCGCTCGGTGGGCACGCTCACCTGGCCGATCATCGCCGAGACCGTCCGTGAGGTAGTCGCCGTGACTGACGACGAAATCCAGACCGCCATGCGCTATTTGGCGGGCCAGGGATTCAAGGTGGAACCGTCGGGCGCCGTCACCACGGCGGCCTGGCTCGCCGGGCGTATCTCGGGGACCGATCCCGTCGCCCTCGTCGCCACCGGCGGCAACGTCGATCCCGCTCGCTATCAGGCCTTGGTGAGCTGA
- a CDS encoding CBS domain-containing protein: MITVREMLAAKRNNLTQRVPPTTTVRDAAQIMNEAGTGSVLVEAGGKVVGIFTERDLMRRVVAADKLPGATTVGDVMTTALVTALPDATLADCGQLMSERRIRHLPVFDGEEVIGIVTTGDLLAHELAEKSAKIQHLEDFVFYTRS, encoded by the coding sequence ATGATCACCGTACGCGAGATGCTCGCCGCCAAGCGGAACAACCTCACTCAGCGAGTGCCACCGACCACCACGGTCCGTGACGCCGCGCAGATCATGAACGAGGCCGGGACCGGCAGCGTGTTGGTGGAAGCCGGCGGGAAGGTGGTGGGGATCTTCACCGAGCGCGACCTGATGCGTCGCGTGGTCGCCGCCGACAAGCTCCCCGGTGCCACGACGGTGGGCGACGTGATGACGACGGCGCTCGTGACCGCGCTGCCCGATGCGACGCTTGCCGACTGTGGCCAGTTGATGAGCGAGCGCCGAATCCGCCACTTGCCGGTCTTCGATGGTGAAGAAGTGATCGGGATCGTGACCACCGGCGACCTCCTCGCCCACGAACTCGCCGAGAAGAGCGCCAAGATCCAGCACCTCGAGGACTTCGTCTTCTACACCCGCAGCTAG
- the hutU gene encoding urocanate hydratase, with the protein MTYTPLRAPHGPHRTAKGWIQEAAKRMLMNNLDPEVAEHPESLVVYGGRGKAARNWQAYHDIIATLDRLENDETLLIQSGKPVAVLKTHAMAPRVLLANSNLVPKWATWEEFDRLDQLGLMMYGQMTAGSWIYIGTQGILQGTYETFASAGSKHFGGSLAGTITVTAGLGGMGGAQPLAVTLAGGVAICVEVDASRIQRRLETRYLDVTAASLHEAITMARTASSERRALSIGLLGNAAEVIPEMVRLGFTPELVTDQTSAHDPMWGYLPPVRPDEDLADLRSKQPAEYLARARAAMVTHVQAIITMQERGAIAFDYGNNLRTQAELGGLVGATTAYPGFVPAFIRDSFCEGRGPFRWVALSGDPADIAATDRALLELFPDDERLQKWLGWAGDKIAFQGLPARICWLGYRERDKAGLLFNQMVRDGRVSAPIVIGRDHLDAGSVASPYRETEAMMDGSDAVSDWPLLNFATGIASGAGWMSFHHGGGVGMGYSQHSGLVAVADGSDEAEQRLRLCLTNDPAMGVIRHADAGYPLAKDVARTRGVDMPSLDR; encoded by the coding sequence ATGACCTACACGCCACTTCGCGCCCCCCACGGCCCCCACCGCACCGCCAAGGGCTGGATCCAGGAAGCCGCCAAGCGGATGCTCATGAACAACCTCGACCCCGAGGTGGCGGAGCATCCCGAGTCGCTGGTCGTGTACGGCGGCCGCGGCAAGGCGGCGCGCAACTGGCAGGCGTACCACGACATCATCGCGACGCTCGATCGGCTCGAGAACGACGAGACGCTGCTGATCCAGAGCGGCAAGCCGGTCGCCGTCCTCAAGACGCATGCGATGGCGCCGCGCGTCCTGCTGGCGAATTCCAACCTGGTGCCGAAGTGGGCGACATGGGAGGAGTTCGACCGACTCGATCAGCTCGGGCTGATGATGTACGGCCAGATGACGGCCGGGTCATGGATCTACATCGGAACGCAGGGGATCCTGCAGGGAACGTACGAGACCTTCGCCTCGGCCGGCTCGAAGCATTTCGGCGGTTCGCTCGCCGGCACCATCACCGTCACCGCTGGCCTCGGCGGGATGGGTGGCGCCCAGCCCCTCGCGGTGACGCTGGCCGGCGGCGTGGCCATTTGTGTTGAAGTCGATGCGAGCCGCATTCAGCGCCGACTGGAGACGAGATATCTGGACGTCACCGCGGCCTCGCTCCACGAGGCGATCACCATGGCGCGAACGGCGAGCAGCGAACGGCGAGCGCTTTCGATCGGGCTCCTCGGCAACGCGGCGGAGGTGATCCCCGAGATGGTGCGGCTGGGCTTCACGCCCGAGTTGGTCACCGACCAGACCTCCGCGCATGACCCGATGTGGGGCTATCTCCCGCCGGTCCGCCCTGATGAAGACCTCGCGGATCTCCGCAGCAAGCAGCCGGCGGAGTACCTCGCACGGGCGCGCGCCGCGATGGTGACGCATGTCCAGGCGATCATCACGATGCAGGAGCGGGGGGCGATCGCCTTCGACTACGGCAACAACCTGCGCACGCAGGCCGAGCTCGGTGGGCTCGTGGGTGCGACGACGGCCTATCCGGGCTTCGTGCCGGCGTTCATCCGCGATTCCTTCTGCGAGGGGCGCGGGCCCTTCCGCTGGGTCGCGCTCTCGGGTGACCCCGCCGACATCGCGGCCACCGACCGGGCCCTGCTCGAGCTCTTTCCTGACGACGAGCGGCTACAGAAGTGGCTCGGCTGGGCCGGCGACAAGATCGCCTTCCAGGGGCTGCCGGCGCGGATCTGCTGGCTCGGCTATCGCGAGCGCGACAAGGCGGGACTGCTCTTCAACCAGATGGTGCGCGACGGCCGCGTGAGTGCGCCGATCGTCATCGGGCGTGACCACCTCGACGCCGGCTCCGTCGCGTCGCCGTATCGTGAAACCGAGGCGATGATGGACGGCTCGGATGCCGTCAGCGACTGGCCGCTGCTCAACTTCGCCACCGGGATCGCCAGTGGAGCCGGCTGGATGTCGTTCCATCACGGCGGTGGCGTCGGGATGGGCTACTCGCAGCACAGCGGGCTGGTGGCGGTGGCCGATGGCAGCGACGAGGCCGAGCAGCGGTTGCGGCTCTGCCTCACCAACGACCCGGCGATGGGGGTCATCCGCCACGCCGATGCCGGCTATCCGCTGGCGAAGGACGTGGCGCGCACGCGCGGGGTCGACATGCCGTCGCTCGACCGGTGA
- a CDS encoding beta-lactamase family protein yields MQRAPSHHTMRWSRVTGHVTLWALLVPTLLPAQSLEPRLDSIFTRFRGDAPGCVLGIDRDGTPLVRRAWGQASIEQRAPNHVETIFEAGSVSKQVTAASIHLLAARGQLALTDDIRRYFPELPDYGTPITITDLLQHTSGLRDWGAIAELEGWPRGTRTINHGHVLAILARQHGLNHPVDAKYSYTNSGYSLLAMLVERISGTPLAEFSAREFFQPLGMTHTSWRDDYARVVMERAQAYARSGTAWRLDMPFENPHGHGGLLTTVDDLLRWNAALTARRVGTPDVSAAMEVPGVLRDGKAITYGGGLVMDRWRGVTQIAHSGATAGYRAYLARWPEQQLSAVLLCNAGDADATALLRQSVTTLLPLAPLPPATTRAAPAVAKAPLGPVSLAAYRGTWTSADADARWSITAEHDSLVVRRTAGERLVFRQVAADSFTNGTISIAFVRRGTAKPVAARVSIDRALGVGFVRVNGER; encoded by the coding sequence ATGCAGCGAGCGCCGAGTCACCACACGATGCGCTGGTCACGAGTCACGGGTCACGTCACCCTCTGGGCCCTGCTCGTTCCGACCCTCCTCCCCGCCCAATCCCTCGAGCCCCGCCTCGATTCGATCTTCACCAGGTTCCGCGGCGACGCCCCAGGCTGCGTCCTCGGCATTGATCGCGACGGCACGCCGCTCGTCAGGCGCGCGTGGGGTCAGGCCTCGATCGAGCAGCGCGCGCCGAACCACGTCGAGACCATCTTCGAGGCTGGCTCGGTCTCGAAGCAGGTCACCGCGGCCTCGATTCACCTGCTCGCGGCGCGCGGGCAGCTCGCCCTGACCGACGACATCCGCCGGTACTTCCCCGAGCTCCCCGACTACGGCACCCCGATCACCATCACCGACCTGTTGCAGCACACCAGCGGGCTGCGCGACTGGGGCGCGATCGCCGAGCTCGAGGGGTGGCCACGCGGGACCCGCACCATCAATCATGGCCACGTGCTCGCCATTCTGGCGCGGCAGCACGGGCTCAATCATCCAGTGGACGCCAAGTACTCCTACACCAACAGTGGTTATTCCCTGCTGGCGATGCTGGTGGAGCGGATCAGCGGGACGCCACTCGCCGAGTTCTCGGCGCGCGAGTTCTTCCAGCCGTTGGGGATGACCCACACCAGTTGGCGCGATGACTATGCCCGCGTTGTGATGGAGCGGGCGCAGGCCTATGCCAGGAGCGGTACCGCATGGCGGCTCGACATGCCATTCGAGAATCCGCACGGCCACGGCGGGCTGCTGACGACCGTCGACGACCTGCTCCGCTGGAACGCGGCCCTGACGGCGCGGCGCGTCGGGACGCCCGACGTGAGCGCGGCGATGGAGGTGCCCGGTGTCCTTCGGGACGGGAAAGCGATCACCTACGGCGGTGGCCTGGTGATGGATCGTTGGCGCGGTGTGACCCAGATCGCACACTCCGGCGCGACGGCCGGCTACCGTGCCTATCTGGCGCGCTGGCCGGAGCAACAACTCTCGGCGGTGCTGCTCTGCAACGCCGGAGACGCCGACGCCACCGCGCTGCTCCGCCAAAGCGTCACGACCCTGCTGCCACTCGCCCCGCTGCCACCGGCGACGACCCGCGCTGCACCAGCGGTGGCCAAAGCACCTCTCGGGCCCGTCTCGCTCGCCGCCTACCGCGGCACATGGACCTCGGCCGATGCCGATGCGCGCTGGAGCATCACGGCCGAGCACGACTCCCTCGTGGTTCGGCGGACCGCCGGCGAACGACTCGTCTTCCGGCAGGTCGCGGCGGATTCCTTCACCAACGGCACCATCAGCATCGCCTTTGTCCGGCGCGGCACCGCGAAGCCGGTCGCGGCGCGGGTGTCGATTGATCGGGCGTTGGGGGTGGGGTTTGTGAGGGTGAACGGTGAACGGTGA